In one window of Nitrospiria bacterium DNA:
- a CDS encoding 4Fe-4S dicluster domain-containing protein has protein sequence MPVIVDPVKCDGCGNSVQPPCVRMCPGDLIVKDLGTNKAYLKYQDCWDCLACVKACPEEAILFRLSFQLGFPNASLQPHVHTTQNVITWEAVDSRGHKETFTIPTKVLPVALDEKVEGSGPPDFSI, from the coding sequence ATGCCTGTTATTGTTGACCCAGTAAAATGTGACGGCTGCGGAAATTCTGTTCAACCACCCTGTGTTCGAATGTGCCCGGGCGACCTTATCGTGAAGGACCTAGGAACGAACAAGGCTTATCTCAAGTATCAGGACTGCTGGGATTGTCTTGCCTGCGTGAAGGCCTGCCCGGAAGAGGCCATTCTGTTCCGGCTCTCATTCCAACTGGGCTTTCCCAACGCGAGCCTCCAGCCACATGTGCATACCACACAGAACGTGATCACATGGGAAGCGGTCGACAGCCGCGGCCATAAAGAGACCTTTACCATTCCGACCAAGGTCCTCCCGGTTGCGTTAGATGAAAAGGTCGAAGGATCAGGACCGCCCGATTTTTCGATTTGA